DNA sequence from the Streptomyces tsukubensis genome:
CTACGGGGAGGTGATGGACTCCCTCTTCCTCGCCGCGCAGCAGGGCATCCCCGGCGAGCGGCACACCTGGTTCATCCAGCTCAGCCTGCTCGGGTTCCTGGAGTCCAAATGGCGCGAACCGGACGAGGGCCTGTGGGAGATCCGGGGGCCGCGCCAGCACTTCGTCCACTCCAAGGTGATGGCCTGGGTGGCAGCGGACCGTGCCGTCCGGACCCTGGAGGCCGATCCGTCCCTGCGCGGCGACATCGGCCGGTGGCGGGCGATGCGGGACGAGGTGCACCAGGAGGTCTGCGCGAAGGGGTACGACCCGGTGCGGAACACCTTCACCCAGTACTACGGCTCGCAGGCGCTGGACGCGGCAACCCTGCTGATCCCCCGGGTCGGCTTTCTGCCCCCGGACGACCCCCGGGTCGTCGGTACCGTCGACGCGGTCCGCGCGGAGCTGGGCGCGCACGGCGGTCTGGTCCGCCGCTACAGCACCGAGGGCGCGTCCGTGGACGGTCTCCCCGGCCGCGAGGGCGCCTTTCTGGCCTGCTCGTTCTGGCTGGCGGACGCACTGCGGATGACGGGCCGGGTCCGGGAGGCCCGGGAGCTGTTCGAGTATCTGCTGACGCTCCGGAACGACGTGGGGCTGCTGGCCGAGGAGTACGATCCGGTGGCGCGGCGCCAGTTGGGGAACTTCCCCCAGGCCTTCAGTCATATCGCCCTGGTGACCACCGCCCTCGCGCTCCAGGACGTCGAGGGGGAAAAATAGCGGCATGGATCTTGGACTGAAGGACCGTGTGTACATCGTCACCGGGGGCTCCCGGGGACTGGGCAATGCCTCCGCGCGGGCATTGGTCGCCGAGGGCGCGAAGGTCGTCGTCTCCGGGCGGGACGAGAAGACCGTCCTGGGCGCAGCCGCCGAACTGGGGCCGGACGCGGTGGGCGTCGCCGTCGACAACGCCGACCCGGAGGGCGCGGAGCGGCTGCTGGCCGCGGCCCGGGCCCACTTCGGGCGGATCGACGGGGTGCTGATCAGCGTCGGTGGTCCGCCGCCGGGATCGGCCACGGACAATACGGATGAGCAGTGGCGTACGGCGTTCGAGACCGTGTTCCTCGGCGCGGTCAGACTGGCGCGGGCGGCCGTGGCGGCCCTCAACGACGGGGGAGACGGGGGCGTTGTCGGATTCGTCCTCTCCGCCTCCGCCCATGAGCCGGTCCCCGGCCTGACCATCTCCAACGGCCTGCGGCCCGGTCTCGCGGGCTTCGCGAAGTCCCTGGCGGACGAGGTCGGCCCGCGGGGGATCCGGGTCGTCGGCCTGCTGCCCGCGCGGATCGACACCGACCGGGTCCGTGAACTCGACGCGCTGACGGGCGACGCGGACACGGCACGGGAGGGCAACGAAGCGCGCATTCCGCTGCGGAGGTACGGAACGCCGGAGGAGTTCGGCCGGGTGGCGGCGTTCGTGCTGTCGCCGGCGGCGTCGTACCTCACGGGCATCATGATCCCGGTGGACGGCGGCACCCGCCGCGGCTTCTAGCCTCCGGCGGTACGGGGTCGGGGGCGGCGCGCCCCGGCTACCCGCGGCGCCCGGGGCGGGCGGTGCGTGCCCGCGTCAGCCCCCGGCGCCCGGGTTCAGCGCCGCGCGGGCCGGGAGGCGCCGGGGCCGGAGCGGTCCGTGTCCGTGCCTCCGGGCCGCCCAGGAGCGGGCCGGGGCATGCCCGGGCGCGGGCGGCCCGTCACCAGGCCGTCCGCGAGTGGGGGCAGTAGCCCGTCCCGGAACCGGCCGGAAGAACCGGCGCCGATCGGGTGGCCGCCGCAGTCTCCGCACCGGCAGAGCGCAAGGCCAACGGCCGGGTACCGGAAGGGACCAGGGCGCGGACCCCGCTCCTCCCGCGCGCTCCGCGTGGCCCGGGGCGTCCCGGCTGCCCGCGGCAGAGCCCGGCGCGCCCGGGTTCACTGCCGCGCGCTGCGCGGGGCCGGGGCGCGTGATGGGGTGGGCGGTCCGGTTTCGGGCCGCCCACTCCGAGCGGGCCGGAGCGGTGGGTGCGCGGCCCCGGGCCCCGCCCGTCAGGAGACCCGGCGCGGGCCGTGTTTGGCCGCCTGGAGGCGGCATTCCGTGGGGAGCACCGACAGGCCCGTGGAGGTCCGGGCATGCGCCACGGCCTGCGAGGTCAGGGTGTGCAGGGTACGGACGGGGGACGCGTGCGGCTCCAGCAGCAGCCGGGCGCGCGCCTCCGGAGCGCCCTTGCGGCGCCGGAGCGTGATCCGGGCCCGCCGTACCCCTTCCAGCGACTCCGCCTCGGCCTCCATCGCGCCCTCCAGCGCCCGGCCGCGCAGCCGCGCGCCCTCGCCGTCACCGCCGTCGACCAGCAGCTCACCGAGCCGGGCGCGCCGCAGTTGGGCCAGCAGCAGCCAGAGTGCCAGGACGACCAGGACCGCGAGGGCCGCGATGACGACGGGCCACCACCAGCCCTCGGCCCGCCACCGCTCCCGGTCCGCCGTGCTCAGCAGCACATCGCCGGGGCCGTACCAGGGCCACCACGACGGTACGGAGAGCCCCGCGCCCGCCGCGAGCACCGCGCCGCCGACCGCCACCAGCACCAGCCCGCCGACGCCGAGCGCCACCCGGTTCACGGTCCGCAGCATGGCCGCCTCACTTCTTCCCGCGGGGCGGCCGCACCACCCGTACCGACGGCACCGGCGGTTTCGCCAGGCCGAGTTCGCCGACGGCGTCCGCCAGCACGTTCTCCACATCGGCCCGGACGTCGTCGAGGGCGCGGAAATGGGAGCGGGCCCGTACCGACGCCTTGCGGCGGCCCACCCGTACCCGTACGGACTCCACTCCGGCCACCTCCAGCACCCGGTCCCGCAGCACCAGGGCAGCCGCGTCACGCGTCAGCCCGGCCCTGACCGGCCCAGGCGCCCCGGGGTCCGCGTCGCGCCGCATGGGCAGCAGCTTCCGCAGACCGGGCGCGAGGGCCATGACGAGCAGCCAGATTCCGGCGGCGACGGCGACCGCGGCGCCCACGGTCACCCAGATGTCGTCGAGTCGGGTGTCCGCGAGACCGTCGGCGAGCGTCCGCCGCCAGGCCATGCCGGGACGGCCGGCCCGGACCGCCGCGACGTCGTAGAGCAGCAGCCCCGCGGCGCCGAGGACCACGAGGGCCGTGAGCGCTGCCGGGAGGCGCCGTACGGACCAGAACCGGCGGGCCCTGGCGGCGGGGGCACCCGGCGGGGGCGGGGATCCGGAGTCGGACACCGGGACCGGACCGGGTCCTGAGGCGTGCACGCTCATCGGCTGACACGCTCCCCGCGCCCGTCCGTGCCGCGCGTGTGCGCCGACAGCAGCCGCTCCACCGATACCTCCACCTCGGGAACGTCCATTCCGGCCAGCGTGCTCACCCGTTCGACGACCCGGCGGCGCACGGCACCGCACCGGCGGCCGATGTCGGAGGGGTAGTCGAGGTCGAGACTGATGCGGACCCTCGCGCTGTCCTGGTGCACGACGACTCCGGCGTGCGGTGCGGATCCGCCCTCCGGTACCCGGCCGATCGCCTCGCGCGCTGCCTGTGCGGCGATCTTGGCGACGACCCGCTCGGCGATGACGGTGGCGCCCCGGTCGGCCGCGGCGATCCGCTCCGTACCGGAAATCCGCTCCGTACCGGAAATCCGGGAACTGACGGGGCCGTCGGGCCCCGAGGGGCCGCCGGGGCCGCCCCGCTCACCGGCCACCCGCGTCACCGCGTCCGGTCGCCGCGCTCACGGCCCCGGAAGAAGTCGCCGGGTTCGAGATCACCGTCGAGGAAGCGGCCCGCCACAAAGCCGACCGCCCCGAGCGCGGCCACGAGCAGAAACGCCCCGAAGCCACCGAAGTACCCGGCGAAGCCGAGTGCCATGCCGGCCAGCAGGCCGACCGCGGACATGCTCATCATGAGCTCCTTCGTCTCCGACTTGCCGTTACCGAAGCCCGTTCACCGAGGGCCCGCCCGTACCGCCCCGGAAACGGGTAACGGGAAACGGAACGGGAGGCCGTGGCTACTGAAGCCGCGATTCCGGCTCCTCGTCCTCCTCGTCGGGGAGCTTCACATCGCTGACGGCGATATTGACCTCGACGACTTCGAGGCTCGTCATCCGCTCCACCGCCGAGATCACGTTCTCCCGCACCGCCCGGGCGACATCGGA
Encoded proteins:
- a CDS encoding SDR family oxidoreductase, with translation MDLGLKDRVYIVTGGSRGLGNASARALVAEGAKVVVSGRDEKTVLGAAAELGPDAVGVAVDNADPEGAERLLAAARAHFGRIDGVLISVGGPPPGSATDNTDEQWRTAFETVFLGAVRLARAAVAALNDGGDGGVVGFVLSASAHEPVPGLTISNGLRPGLAGFAKSLADEVGPRGIRVVGLLPARIDTDRVRELDALTGDADTAREGNEARIPLRRYGTPEEFGRVAAFVLSPAASYLTGIMIPVDGGTRRGF
- the amaP gene encoding alkaline shock response membrane anchor protein AmaP; translated protein: MLRTVNRVALGVGGLVLVAVGGAVLAAGAGLSVPSWWPWYGPGDVLLSTADRERWRAEGWWWPVVIAALAVLVVLALWLLLAQLRRARLGELLVDGGDGEGARLRGRALEGAMEAEAESLEGVRRARITLRRRKGAPEARARLLLEPHASPVRTLHTLTSQAVAHARTSTGLSVLPTECRLQAAKHGPRRVS
- a CDS encoding DUF6286 domain-containing protein translates to MSVHASGPGPVPVSDSGSPPPPGAPAARARRFWSVRRLPAALTALVVLGAAGLLLYDVAAVRAGRPGMAWRRTLADGLADTRLDDIWVTVGAAVAVAAGIWLLVMALAPGLRKLLPMRRDADPGAPGPVRAGLTRDAAALVLRDRVLEVAGVESVRVRVGRRKASVRARSHFRALDDVRADVENVLADAVGELGLAKPPVPSVRVVRPPRGKK
- a CDS encoding Asp23/Gls24 family envelope stress response protein, translated to MTRVAGERGGPGGPSGPDGPVSSRISGTERISGTERIAAADRGATVIAERVVAKIAAQAAREAIGRVPEGGSAPHAGVVVHQDSARVRISLDLDYPSDIGRRCGAVRRRVVERVSTLAGMDVPEVEVSVERLLSAHTRGTDGRGERVSR